One stretch of Streptomyces sp. NBC_00443 DNA includes these proteins:
- a CDS encoding nSTAND1 domain-containing NTPase, translating to MSGQPGPGRTEGELDPQAGPVPRFAAELRALRESAGKPTYRAMAERARYGVTTLSQAAAGKQLPSRAVTLAYVKACGGDVIEWERRWHEVSEEQAAAADDSTRPPYRGLTRFEPGDADLFFGRDQLVERLTELNRKHRFTAVFGPSGSGKSSLLRAGLIPRLRTPSGGEDGAPRDAPPAAVRILTPGADPLRTHAERLVPVPDTAADTWLIVDQFEELYTLGAEPADRDAFIDRLVAATDADSRLRVVIAVRADFLGRCAEHPGLTAALQDATLLAGPMSRAELREAIVRPAAAAGLIVERALTDRLLDAVEGAPGGLPMMSHALLETWRHRSGRVLTESAYEAAGELHGAVVGTAEQVYGELTASQAELARRILLRLVAPGWGSPLIERGREVGAGAPDTRRPTDHAELDFGNPADTRVVLERLVRARLITFDDGTVDLAHEALITAWPRLRGWIDAERDRLRVHRSLSEAARTWQALGQENAALYAGSRLSAARDAFPRDTAPEGGRSEELTPLERQFLTASLRRRHRAALLRRTVVAVLAALTLLATGTAVVALQARTTAQAERDDAVFGRLTAEADRVRDAQAGVAARLDVAAYRMRSTADLRTRLASDAGRVLATRLPGHDGVASSVAYAPDGRTLASGGHDGLVRLWDTDAGKPQGEPLRLRTGGVSAVAFSPPDGGLLAATGKGGGIQLWDVHDRSRPRALSGPLVSHGEQNVVSAVFAPDGRTLATAGDDGTVRLWDVTDPARPAPIGEPADADASEARSVRAVAFAPDGETLATGGYDGTVRMWRFGEDAGKEDGPGIAPLGKPLREHSAPVWTLAFSPDGRTLASAGFDETVRLWDASAPGRVRPLGEPLTGHTAPVMSVAFSSDGETLATAGEDDRPLLWNVANPGYPLQLGEPLTGHTEAVWEVAFSPDGRTLASAGADGGVLLWHRPPTVLTDFTNPLTEVAFSPDGRLLAVASTDDGLVRLWDVRRPDQPRRIPRTLGHEDAVLAVAFARDGRTLASGSRDGTVRLWDLSTPGRPAPLGEPLDAHDGGVLTVAFAPDGRTLATGGDDDTARLWDVRRPDRARPLGEPLRGHEDAVTSVAFSRNGRLLATGAEDDTARLWQVGGAGDRTRARPAGAALTGHDEPVNAVAFAPDGKTLATGSDDRTVRMWDVRRLDHVRPLGEELAGHRGAVRALAFAPDGRTLATGSGDHAVRLWDVTDPARAESYGQELTGHTDTVTSVAFGEDGTTLASVGYDLTARVWTLDADRAAAHVCDRTGGVLNRAEWEERLPQLAYRDVCEGR from the coding sequence GTGTCGGGACAGCCGGGTCCGGGGCGCACCGAGGGCGAGCTTGATCCGCAGGCCGGACCGGTACCGCGCTTCGCCGCCGAACTGCGCGCCCTGCGCGAGTCAGCGGGGAAGCCCACCTACCGGGCGATGGCCGAGCGGGCGCGGTACGGGGTGACCACGCTGTCGCAGGCGGCCGCCGGAAAGCAGCTGCCTTCCCGCGCCGTGACGCTGGCGTACGTCAAGGCGTGCGGCGGCGACGTGATCGAGTGGGAGCGGCGCTGGCACGAGGTGTCGGAGGAGCAGGCCGCCGCGGCCGACGACAGCACCCGGCCGCCGTACCGTGGCCTGACCCGGTTCGAACCCGGCGACGCCGACCTGTTCTTCGGCCGCGACCAGCTCGTGGAGCGGCTGACCGAGCTGAACCGCAAACACCGCTTCACGGCGGTCTTCGGCCCCTCCGGCAGCGGCAAGTCCTCGCTGCTGCGCGCCGGGCTGATCCCCCGGCTGCGCACCCCGAGCGGCGGCGAGGACGGCGCCCCCCGCGACGCGCCTCCCGCGGCCGTACGCATCCTCACGCCCGGCGCGGACCCGCTGCGCACCCACGCCGAGCGGCTCGTGCCCGTCCCGGACACCGCTGCCGACACCTGGCTGATCGTCGACCAGTTCGAGGAGCTGTACACGCTCGGCGCCGAACCGGCCGACCGGGACGCCTTCATCGACCGGCTCGTCGCCGCCACCGACGCCGACAGCCGGCTGCGGGTCGTCATCGCCGTGCGGGCCGACTTCCTCGGCCGGTGCGCCGAACACCCGGGCCTCACCGCCGCGTTGCAGGACGCCACGCTGCTCGCCGGGCCGATGAGCCGGGCCGAGCTGCGGGAGGCCATCGTCCGCCCGGCCGCCGCGGCCGGCCTGATCGTCGAACGCGCCCTGACCGACCGCCTCCTGGACGCGGTCGAGGGCGCCCCCGGCGGGCTGCCGATGATGTCGCACGCCCTGCTGGAGACCTGGCGTCACCGCAGCGGCCGTGTCCTGACCGAGAGCGCGTACGAGGCGGCCGGTGAACTGCACGGCGCCGTCGTCGGCACGGCCGAGCAGGTGTACGGCGAACTCACCGCATCGCAAGCCGAGTTGGCCCGCAGGATCCTGCTCCGCCTCGTCGCCCCCGGCTGGGGGTCCCCGCTGATCGAGCGCGGCCGGGAGGTCGGCGCGGGCGCACCGGACACCCGGCGCCCCACCGACCACGCGGAGCTCGACTTCGGCAACCCCGCCGACACCCGGGTGGTACTGGAACGGCTGGTCCGGGCCCGTCTCATCACCTTCGACGACGGCACCGTCGACCTCGCCCACGAGGCCCTCATCACCGCCTGGCCCCGTCTGCGCGGCTGGATCGACGCCGAACGCGACCGGCTGCGTGTGCACCGCTCGCTCTCCGAGGCGGCCCGCACCTGGCAGGCGCTCGGGCAGGAGAACGCCGCGCTGTACGCCGGGTCCCGGCTGTCCGCGGCCCGCGACGCCTTCCCCCGCGACACCGCACCCGAAGGCGGCCGCAGCGAGGAACTCACCCCGCTGGAGCGGCAGTTCCTCACCGCCTCGCTCCGGCGCCGGCACCGCGCCGCGCTCCTGCGCCGTACGGTCGTGGCCGTCCTCGCCGCGCTCACCCTGCTCGCCACCGGCACCGCGGTCGTCGCCCTCCAGGCCCGCACCACAGCACAGGCCGAACGGGACGACGCCGTCTTCGGCCGGCTCACCGCCGAGGCCGACCGGGTCCGGGACGCCCAGGCCGGGGTGGCCGCCCGGCTCGACGTGGCCGCGTACCGGATGCGCTCCACGGCCGACCTGCGAACCCGGCTGGCCTCGGACGCGGGCCGGGTGCTGGCCACCCGGCTGCCCGGCCACGACGGTGTCGCCAGCTCCGTGGCGTACGCGCCCGATGGCCGCACGCTCGCCAGTGGCGGCCATGACGGCCTGGTCCGGCTGTGGGACACGGACGCGGGCAAGCCACAGGGCGAACCGCTGCGCCTGCGTACGGGAGGCGTCAGCGCGGTCGCCTTCTCCCCGCCGGACGGCGGCCTGCTGGCAGCCACAGGCAAGGGCGGCGGCATCCAACTGTGGGATGTGCACGACCGGTCGCGGCCCCGCGCTCTCAGCGGGCCGCTCGTGAGCCACGGCGAACAGAACGTCGTCTCCGCCGTGTTCGCCCCGGACGGCAGGACGCTCGCCACCGCCGGCGACGACGGCACCGTACGGCTGTGGGACGTGACCGACCCGGCCCGCCCCGCGCCGATCGGCGAGCCCGCCGACGCCGACGCGTCCGAGGCGCGCAGCGTCCGCGCGGTCGCGTTCGCCCCGGACGGGGAGACCCTGGCCACCGGCGGCTACGACGGGACCGTACGGATGTGGCGGTTCGGCGAGGACGCCGGGAAGGAGGACGGACCCGGGATCGCACCGCTCGGCAAGCCGCTGCGGGAACACTCCGCCCCCGTCTGGACGCTGGCCTTCTCCCCGGACGGCCGCACGCTGGCCTCGGCCGGCTTCGACGAGACCGTACGCCTGTGGGACGCGTCCGCCCCGGGCCGGGTGCGCCCGCTGGGCGAACCGCTCACGGGGCACACCGCGCCCGTCATGTCGGTGGCGTTCAGCTCCGACGGCGAGACCCTCGCGACCGCGGGCGAGGACGACCGACCCCTGCTGTGGAACGTGGCCAACCCCGGCTATCCACTGCAGCTCGGGGAGCCGCTGACCGGGCACACGGAGGCCGTGTGGGAGGTGGCCTTCAGCCCCGACGGCCGCACCCTCGCCAGCGCCGGCGCCGACGGCGGCGTCCTGCTGTGGCACCGGCCGCCCACCGTCCTCACCGACTTCACCAACCCGCTCACCGAGGTGGCCTTCAGTCCCGACGGCCGCCTGCTCGCCGTCGCCAGCACCGACGACGGCCTGGTCCGCCTGTGGGACGTACGCCGCCCTGACCAGCCGCGCAGGATCCCGCGGACGCTCGGCCACGAGGACGCGGTCCTGGCCGTCGCCTTCGCCCGGGACGGCCGTACGCTGGCAAGCGGTTCGAGGGACGGGACCGTACGCCTGTGGGACCTCTCCACGCCTGGACGTCCCGCCCCGCTCGGCGAACCGCTCGACGCGCACGACGGCGGCGTCCTCACCGTCGCCTTCGCCCCGGACGGCCGCACGCTGGCCACCGGCGGCGACGACGACACGGCACGACTGTGGGACGTACGCCGACCGGACCGCGCACGTCCCCTGGGCGAGCCCCTGCGCGGCCACGAGGACGCCGTCACCTCCGTGGCCTTCAGCCGCAACGGCCGGCTTCTGGCCACCGGCGCCGAGGACGACACGGCACGGCTCTGGCAGGTGGGCGGCGCGGGCGACCGGACCCGGGCACGGCCCGCGGGCGCGGCCCTCACCGGGCACGACGAGCCGGTCAACGCGGTGGCCTTCGCCCCGGACGGCAAGACGCTGGCGACCGGCAGCGACGACCGTACGGTCCGGATGTGGGACGTGCGACGGCTCGACCATGTCCGTCCGCTGGGGGAGGAACTGGCCGGGCATCGCGGGGCGGTCAGGGCGCTTGCCTTCGCCCCGGACGGCCGGACACTCGCGACCGGCAGCGGCGACCACGCCGTCCGCCTGTGGGACGTGACCGACCCGGCCCGCGCCGAGTCCTACGGCCAGGAACTCACCGGCCACACGGACACCGTCACCTCCGTCGCGTTCGGCGAGGACGGCACCACCCTCGCCTCCGTCGGCTACGACCTGACGGCCCGCGTGTGGACCCTGGACGCGGACCGCGCGGCGGCCCACGTCTGCGACCGCACCGGCGGCGTCCTGAACCGCGCCGAATGGGAGGAACGGCTGCCGCAGCTCGCGTACCGGGACGTGTGCGAGGGGCGATAG
- a CDS encoding glycoside hydrolase family 16 protein, with product MHRRLRARHLAVGLGAAALGLTLTAATVNAAPGRTTTTAAGPAVTAAERYGWGDPLPQGSDEFDYGSEAGPAVPDRDRWRLAGGGPGMCWPGHSGNGRRCDVNTRVVGGILRMTGKANGDTGWLASSYGQKYGRWEARVRSRGTAPDNGRQYHPLLILWPDSNRHPEDGEYDYLENGAPGEQCAEAFLHYPHPEDVPVQQEFARKCGVDLTQWHNVAVEWTPDHVRGFIDGEEWFRFADGADDDRDCMQCAPSMHQTIQLDNFHGDDLQSAVYEVDWARVYDLPDDESVR from the coding sequence ATGCACCGACGACTTCGCGCCCGGCACCTCGCCGTGGGGCTCGGCGCGGCAGCCCTCGGGCTGACGCTCACCGCGGCCACGGTGAACGCCGCACCCGGCCGTACGACGACCACCGCGGCCGGCCCCGCGGTGACCGCAGCCGAGCGGTACGGCTGGGGCGACCCGCTGCCCCAGGGGTCGGACGAGTTCGACTACGGCTCCGAGGCGGGGCCCGCCGTACCGGACCGCGACCGCTGGCGCCTGGCGGGCGGCGGCCCCGGCATGTGCTGGCCCGGCCACAGCGGCAACGGCCGCCGCTGCGACGTCAACACCCGCGTCGTCGGCGGCATCCTGCGCATGACCGGGAAGGCGAACGGCGACACCGGCTGGCTGGCCTCGTCGTACGGGCAGAAGTACGGCCGGTGGGAGGCCCGCGTCCGCTCCCGGGGCACCGCGCCCGACAACGGGCGGCAGTACCACCCGCTGCTGATCCTGTGGCCGGACTCGAACCGGCACCCCGAGGACGGCGAGTACGACTACCTGGAGAACGGCGCCCCGGGCGAGCAGTGCGCCGAGGCCTTCCTGCACTACCCGCACCCCGAAGACGTGCCCGTGCAGCAGGAGTTCGCGCGCAAGTGCGGGGTGGACCTGACGCAGTGGCACAACGTCGCCGTCGAGTGGACCCCGGACCACGTGCGCGGCTTCATCGACGGCGAGGAGTGGTTCCGCTTCGCCGACGGGGCGGACGACGACCGCGACTGCATGCAGTGCGCCCCGTCGATGCACCAGACCATCCAGCTCGACAACTTCCACGGCGACGACCTGCAGAGCGCGGTCTACGAAGTGGACTGGGCCCGGGTCTACGACCTGCCGGACGACGAAAGCGTGAGGTGA
- a CDS encoding tellurite resistance TerB family protein, with translation MAMWDRIKDQAKGLQQAQAGRSSGGHGRPGSGSSGGSKAQLVSTLKTQLTSLKTELKSGAYRDASMAMCALVAAADGNVDPAERQHVESLILNNDVLQNFPSEQLRQRFNKHVDQLSFNFQQGKTEALQEIAKAAKKPTEARAVVQTGFVVAGADGYIAPAEEQVLREACSTLGLSPQEFGL, from the coding sequence ATGGCGATGTGGGATCGGATCAAGGACCAGGCCAAGGGTCTGCAGCAGGCGCAGGCCGGGCGGAGCTCCGGCGGGCACGGGCGGCCGGGTTCCGGGTCCTCGGGAGGATCCAAGGCCCAGCTGGTGAGCACACTCAAGACGCAGCTCACCTCACTCAAGACGGAGCTGAAGAGCGGTGCCTACCGGGACGCCAGCATGGCCATGTGTGCCCTGGTCGCCGCCGCCGACGGCAATGTCGACCCGGCCGAGCGCCAGCACGTGGAGTCGCTGATCCTGAACAACGACGTCCTGCAGAACTTCCCCTCCGAGCAGCTGCGGCAGCGCTTCAACAAGCACGTCGACCAGCTGTCCTTCAACTTCCAGCAGGGCAAGACCGAGGCCCTGCAGGAGATCGCCAAGGCCGCCAAGAAGCCGACGGAGGCCCGGGCGGTCGTCCAGACCGGCTTCGTCGTGGCAGGCGCTGACGGCTACATCGCACCGGCGGAGGAGCAGGTCCTGCGCGAGGCTTGCTCGACGCTCGGGTTGTCCCCCCAGGAATTCGGCCTCTGA
- a CDS encoding universal stress protein codes for MAVVVWIVEGTWPACVDAARRHAPQDAEVVLLHVTGHEAADAAHGAFAGLLGRGHPERDPGTRVEHLAAASAESLLQAATERLDRPCTRVERSGRAEREVVAATEGAELLILARDGDRATLGPHSLGPASRFVVDHAPCPLLLVWPEPAPDLTTMPPPPPHPPHHG; via the coding sequence ATGGCGGTGGTCGTCTGGATCGTCGAAGGCACCTGGCCGGCCTGTGTGGACGCCGCGCGACGGCATGCGCCGCAGGACGCCGAGGTGGTCCTGCTGCATGTCACCGGGCACGAGGCCGCGGACGCCGCGCACGGCGCGTTCGCCGGGCTGCTCGGCCGGGGCCACCCCGAGCGCGACCCCGGCACCCGCGTCGAGCATCTCGCCGCCGCCTCCGCCGAGAGCCTGCTGCAGGCGGCAACCGAGCGTCTCGACCGCCCGTGCACCCGCGTGGAGCGCTCCGGCCGCGCCGAGCGCGAGGTCGTCGCCGCGACGGAGGGCGCCGAACTGCTCATCCTGGCCCGCGACGGCGACCGCGCCACCCTCGGCCCCCACAGCCTCGGCCCCGCGAGCCGCTTCGTCGTGGACCACGCCCCCTGCCCACTCCTGCTGGTCTGGCCGGAGCCTGCCCCGGACCTGACGACTATGCCGCCCCCACCGCCGCATCCTCCGCACCACGGGTAG